The sequence below is a genomic window from Dyadobacter chenwenxiniae.
TCGAGGTTAAAAAGCAGCATATCGCTGATATCCGACGGCGGCAAGCTTACATTCAGGACGGTGTAAAGACTTTTGTCCAGATCCGCTGAATTTCCGTTGAATGTTATGCCTTCGATGCTGCTCGTCAGTTTGTCGATCATTCGCGATTTCAGACCTTCCATGTGCTTGCGGTGTGCGTCCATGTCACGATAGGCAATTTCCAATGCTTTGGCTAAGCCCACAATGCCATATATATTTTCGGTTCCCCCGCGCATGTTTCGCTCTTGCGCGCCTCCGTGCACGAAGGGAGCAATTTTTAGTCCGGGTCTGATATAAAGAAACCCAACGCCTTTTGGGCCATTGAATTTATGGGCTGCGCCGACGATGAAATTAGTTTTCAGCTCTTGCAGGTCATGCTTATAGTGACCCATTGTTTGCACCGTATCACTATGAAAAACGGCATTATATTTTTCGCAAATGTCTCCTACTGCTTCCAGATCCAGCAAATTGCCAATTTCGTTGTTGCCATGCATTAAGGAAACCAGCGATCGGGAATTGGATTGAAGCAATGTCTCCAGATGTTCCAGATCAACTTCACCCTTCCCGTTTAGATTCACAAAGCTTAGTTGAATCTGACCCGTTTTCTTTAAATGTTCAAGCGTATGCAAAACGGCATGATGCTCGATTCGGGATGTGATGGCGTGTTTTAGTCCAAGTGTTTCAATACTCGAACGAATGGCCGTATTATCTGCTTCTGTGCCGCCGGATGTGAAGAATATTTCAGCAGGCGCCGCATTTAAAATACCGGCAATGGTCTTTCTGGCTCGCTCAATAGACGACCGCACGGCACGACCGTAAGCGTGAATGGAGGATGGATTGCCAAATTGCTCGGTCATGAGCGGCAG
It includes:
- a CDS encoding cysteine desulfurase family protein translates to MKVYLDNAATTRLDPEVLEVMLPLMTEQFGNPSSIHAYGRAVRSSIERARKTIAGILNAAPAEIFFTSGGTEADNTAIRSSIETLGLKHAITSRIEHHAVLHTLEHLKKTGQIQLSFVNLNGKGEVDLEHLETLLQSNSRSLVSLMHGNNEIGNLLDLEAVGDICEKYNAVFHSDTVQTMGHYKHDLQELKTNFIVGAAHKFNGPKGVGFLYIRPGLKIAPFVHGGAQERNMRGGTENIYGIVGLAKALEIAYRDMDAHRKHMEGLKSRMIDKLTSSIEGITFNGNSADLDKSLYTVLNVSLPPSDISDMLLFNLDIAGIAVSGGSACASGTEIGSHVLNELKIDENRANVRFSFGKYNTEEEIDYAAHTLAELYKKESVIL